A single window of Candidatus Binatia bacterium DNA harbors:
- a CDS encoding beta-ketoacyl-[acyl-carrier-protein] synthase family protein: MAAELGTRPRVVVTGMGAVTAAGTGVPALRAALHGDTTCIGPVTLFDTSGLRVHVAGEVRDLPAPSLLSRAAARRASRSDRFALLALEEALRQSGLELPFARPERVAVAVGSSTGGMLETESYRRASSTQGEVRRWRPHLAAATVASPSVLIAATTGALGPRSAPSTACSSGAIALAMGAAWIRAGAADVVLAGGTDALARMTFSGFHALQALSPEPCRPFDGRRQGLSLGEGAGMLVLESEEHARARGARVLAELAGAGMSCDASHPTAPHAEARGAALALEAALRDAGTKPDEVDYVNAHGTGTPQNDASETLALKRVLGEAAGRIAVSSTKSLIGHLLGAAGAVEAIVSVLAIEDRFAPPTLHLVERDPACDLDYVPGRGRPLDIRTAVSNSYGFGGNNCSLVLRRA, from the coding sequence ATGGCCGCGGAGCTCGGAACCCGGCCTCGCGTCGTCGTGACCGGCATGGGCGCCGTCACGGCGGCAGGTACCGGCGTACCGGCGCTGCGCGCGGCGCTGCACGGCGACACGACCTGCATCGGGCCCGTGACGCTCTTCGACACGAGCGGGCTGCGCGTGCACGTCGCGGGCGAGGTGCGCGACCTGCCCGCGCCGTCGCTGCTGTCGCGCGCGGCCGCGCGACGCGCCTCGCGCTCCGATCGCTTCGCGCTGCTGGCGCTCGAGGAGGCTTTGCGCCAGAGCGGCCTCGAGCTGCCGTTCGCACGTCCCGAGCGCGTCGCGGTCGCGGTCGGCAGCTCGACGGGCGGGATGCTGGAGACCGAATCGTACCGGCGCGCCAGCTCGACCCAAGGTGAAGTGCGTCGCTGGCGTCCGCACCTCGCCGCGGCCACCGTGGCGTCGCCGAGCGTGCTGATCGCCGCGACGACCGGCGCGCTCGGACCGCGCTCCGCGCCCTCGACCGCGTGCTCGAGCGGCGCGATCGCGCTCGCGATGGGTGCTGCGTGGATCCGCGCCGGCGCAGCGGACGTGGTGCTCGCCGGTGGCACGGACGCGCTGGCGCGCATGACGTTCTCGGGCTTCCACGCGCTGCAGGCGCTGAGCCCGGAGCCTTGTCGGCCGTTCGACGGGCGCCGCCAGGGTCTGTCGCTCGGCGAGGGCGCCGGCATGCTGGTGCTCGAGTCGGAGGAGCACGCGCGGGCGCGCGGCGCGCGCGTGCTGGCGGAGCTCGCCGGCGCCGGCATGTCGTGCGACGCGTCGCACCCGACGGCGCCACACGCCGAAGCGCGCGGCGCGGCGCTCGCGCTCGAAGCCGCGCTGCGCGACGCCGGCACGAAGCCGGACGAGGTCGACTACGTCAACGCGCACGGCACCGGCACGCCGCAGAACGACGCGAGCGAGACGCTCGCGCTGAAGCGCGTGCTCGGCGAGGCGGCGGGACGCATCGCGGTCTCGTCGACCAAGTCGCTGATCGGACACCTGCTCGGCGCCGCGGGCGCGGTCGAGGCGATCGTCAGCGTGCTCGCGATCGAGGATCGCTTCGCGCCGCCGACGCTGCACCTCGTCGAGCGCGATCCGGCGTGCGACCTCGACTACGTGCCGGGACGCGGACGACCGCTCGACATTCGCACGGCGGTCTCGAACTCGTACGGCTTCGGCGGCAACAACTGCTCGCTCGTGCTGCGTCGCGCATGA
- a CDS encoding 3-oxoacyl-ACP reductase family protein — translation MVQYSLGIEMERELSGKRALVTGASRGIGLAVARRLARAGARVAMNAGHSRERLLAAAAEVEGSLACFADVGDPAAVEAMLDTIKSEFGGLDILVNNAAVTRDALVMLMRPEAWSEVLRVDLEGAFHCARGALRMMIAGRYGRIVNVVSPAGFFGKAGASNYAAAKGALLAFSKSLAAEAGRYGITVNALCPGYVDTELIAGMPADERTDIERRIPLGRFATPDDIADAVAFLVSDQARYVTGATLVVDGGLTML, via the coding sequence TTGGTCCAGTATTCTCTCGGCATCGAGATGGAAAGGGAGCTGTCCGGGAAGCGGGCGCTCGTGACCGGCGCGAGCCGTGGCATCGGGCTCGCCGTCGCTCGCCGCTTGGCCCGCGCCGGAGCGCGGGTGGCGATGAACGCCGGGCACTCGCGAGAGCGGCTGCTGGCGGCCGCGGCGGAGGTCGAAGGCAGCCTCGCCTGCTTCGCCGACGTCGGCGACCCAGCGGCCGTCGAAGCGATGCTCGACACCATCAAGAGCGAGTTCGGCGGTCTCGACATCCTGGTCAACAACGCCGCCGTCACGCGCGACGCGCTGGTGATGCTGATGCGCCCCGAGGCGTGGAGCGAGGTGCTGCGCGTCGACCTCGAGGGCGCCTTTCATTGCGCGCGCGGCGCGCTGCGCATGATGATCGCGGGCCGCTACGGACGCATCGTCAACGTCGTGTCGCCGGCCGGCTTCTTCGGCAAGGCCGGCGCGTCGAACTACGCGGCAGCAAAAGGCGCGCTGCTCGCGTTCAGCAAGTCACTCGCCGCCGAGGCGGGACGCTACGGGATCACCGTCAACGCGCTCTGCCCCGGCTACGTCGACACCGAGCTCATCGCCGGCATGCCGGCCGACGAGCGCACGGACATCGAGCGGCGCATCCCGCTCGGCCGCTTCGCGACGCCGGACGACATCGCGGACGCCGTCGCGTTCCTGGTCTCCGACCAGGCGCGCTACGTCACCGGCGCGACGCTCGTGGTCGACGGCGGGCTGACGATGCTCTGA
- a CDS encoding class I adenylate-forming enzyme family protein: protein MQQQRSSNSGRAGFFVERFAALRRAQPDAASILDADADRVVTRDVLAREADALAERLARSTTHAQKPAIVAIQLPNGAPLIAAVLACWQADLVPMPVDHDVAPAALAQLCRTVGASLVVRSGEVPDRPLAIEPLEHDAHALAPDTALLKVTSGSTGEPRAVALTSAALEVGVAQIVATMGLEPADRNLVTIPLAHSYAFDNVVLTLLRDGMPAVLSRDLTPRRLLAVARDARVTVLPTVPFLLDVLARSAHVGLPDLRLVISAGAPLPVAARERFAAAFGVRPRTFYGSTECGGIAFDREGTSEVPEGCVGTPLEGVRVVLEQPDEDGVGRVRVLSRSTATGYHPAGSGGGGVELGGGSFLTADLGALDGRGRLRLVGRVRDVVNVGGRKVYPVEVERVIRSVPGVRDAVVTGVARSPVADALHAVVAAERHVTRDAIVAACERHLARYKVPRTIDLVDEIPRTARGKLDRRALDGRHPIG from the coding sequence GTGCAGCAACAGAGATCATCGAATTCGGGTCGCGCAGGCTTCTTCGTCGAGCGCTTCGCCGCGCTGCGCCGAGCGCAGCCGGACGCAGCTTCGATACTTGACGCGGACGCCGATCGCGTCGTGACGCGCGACGTGCTGGCGCGCGAGGCGGACGCGCTCGCCGAGCGCCTCGCGCGCTCGACGACGCACGCGCAGAAGCCGGCGATCGTCGCGATCCAGCTGCCGAACGGCGCGCCGCTGATCGCGGCGGTGCTCGCCTGCTGGCAAGCGGACCTGGTGCCGATGCCGGTCGATCACGACGTCGCGCCAGCGGCGCTCGCACAGCTCTGCCGCACCGTCGGCGCGTCGCTCGTCGTGCGTTCCGGCGAGGTGCCCGATCGGCCGCTCGCGATCGAGCCGCTCGAGCACGACGCGCATGCGCTCGCGCCGGACACCGCGCTGCTCAAGGTGACGTCGGGCAGCACCGGCGAGCCGCGCGCGGTGGCGCTGACGAGTGCAGCGCTCGAGGTCGGCGTCGCGCAGATCGTCGCGACCATGGGGCTCGAGCCCGCAGACCGCAATCTCGTGACGATCCCGCTCGCGCACTCGTACGCGTTCGACAACGTCGTGCTGACGCTGCTGCGCGACGGCATGCCGGCCGTGCTGTCGCGCGACCTGACGCCGCGCCGCCTGCTCGCGGTCGCGCGCGACGCGCGCGTCACCGTGCTGCCGACGGTGCCGTTTCTTCTCGACGTGCTCGCGCGCTCGGCGCACGTCGGGCTGCCCGACCTGCGCCTCGTGATCTCCGCCGGAGCGCCGCTGCCGGTCGCGGCCCGCGAGCGCTTCGCTGCGGCGTTCGGGGTCCGTCCGCGGACGTTCTACGGCTCGACGGAGTGCGGCGGCATCGCCTTCGACCGCGAGGGTACGTCCGAAGTCCCCGAGGGCTGCGTCGGGACCCCGCTCGAGGGCGTGCGCGTCGTGCTCGAGCAGCCCGACGAGGACGGCGTCGGCCGGGTGCGCGTCCTCAGCCGCTCGACGGCGACGGGGTACCACCCCGCGGGCTCGGGCGGCGGCGGCGTCGAGCTCGGCGGCGGCAGCTTCCTCACCGCGGACCTGGGCGCGCTCGACGGGCGCGGGCGGCTGCGGCTCGTCGGCCGGGTGCGCGACGTGGTCAACGTCGGCGGCCGCAAGGTCTACCCGGTCGAGGTCGAGCGCGTGATCCGCTCCGTGCCCGGCGTGCGCGACGCGGTGGTCACGGGGGTCGCGCGCTCGCCGGTCGCGGACGCGCTGCACGCCGTCGTCGCCGCCGAGCGGCACGTGACGCGCGACGCCATCGTCGCCGCGTGCGAGCGCCATCTTGCGCGTTACAAGGTGCCGCGTACCATCGACCTGGTGGACGAGATCCCGCGCACGGCGCGCGGCAAGCTCGATCGCCGCGCGTTGGACGGGCGTCATCCCATCGGCTAA
- a CDS encoding phosphopantetheine-binding protein, translated as MTKPEIARRAKELLVSGLRLDVSPDDIVDSEPIFGAGLGLDSIDALEFVVLIEENFGVSIPDENVARQAFASIDALAQFIEEQRQRAALA; from the coding sequence ATGACCAAGCCGGAAATCGCACGCCGCGCCAAGGAGCTGCTCGTGAGCGGGCTGCGCCTCGACGTCTCGCCCGACGACATCGTCGACTCCGAGCCGATCTTCGGCGCCGGCCTCGGCCTCGACTCGATCGACGCACTCGAGTTCGTCGTCCTGATCGAGGAGAACTTCGGTGTGTCGATTCCCGACGAGAACGTCGCACGCCAGGCGTTCGCCTCGATCGACGCGCTGGCGCAGTTCATCGAGGAGCAGCGTCAGCGAGCCGCGCTCGCTTGA
- a CDS encoding outer membrane lipoprotein carrier protein LolA, translated as MSWLPRARTMCLTVLLALASAAALATAPTDAVSASTPSPPTEPHATASGPGCGTPERCFARMTEAQKDVSSIRARFQQIKHVAMLTEPLVSGGRFVYRRPASVRWEMETPEAMVVEIEGDELRAGAPGSVSNVDAGQATTLFRDLAMLFTGAGDYTGDRFTLGPGTLGADSFVLTPRDPSIGRVIAAIEIALDPQTGGPRQVVIREANGDRTEITLSDVEVERARGGPAS; from the coding sequence ATGAGCTGGCTGCCGCGGGCGCGCACCATGTGCTTGACGGTGCTGCTGGCGCTCGCATCCGCTGCGGCGCTGGCCACGGCGCCGACCGACGCCGTTTCGGCCTCGACGCCGTCGCCGCCGACCGAGCCGCACGCGACCGCGAGCGGCCCCGGCTGCGGCACCCCCGAGCGCTGCTTCGCGCGCATGACCGAGGCGCAGAAGGACGTGTCCTCGATCCGCGCCCGCTTCCAGCAGATCAAGCACGTCGCCATGCTGACCGAGCCGCTGGTCTCCGGGGGACGCTTCGTCTACCGGCGTCCCGCCAGCGTGCGCTGGGAGATGGAGACGCCCGAGGCGATGGTGGTCGAGATCGAGGGCGACGAGCTGCGCGCCGGCGCCCCGGGCAGCGTGTCGAACGTCGACGCCGGACAGGCCACGACGCTGTTCCGCGACCTCGCGATGCTGTTCACCGGCGCGGGCGACTACACGGGAGACCGCTTCACGCTCGGCCCCGGCACGCTCGGTGCGGATTCCTTCGTCTTGACGCCGCGCGATCCGTCGATCGGCCGCGTGATCGCCGCCATCGAGATCGCGCTCGACCCGCAGACCGGCGGCCCGCGCCAGGTGGTGATCCGCGAGGCGAACGGGGATCGCACCGAGATCACGCTGTCCGACGTCGAGGTCGAGCGCGCGCGCGGCGGGCCGGCGTCGTGA
- a CDS encoding MMPL family transporter, which translates to MAEAERAAPGGAAPSDDRTTRYVRALSRRSGTVLLLSIVLALLSALSLLRLRLDVDLLSMLPQGRERFADYQRYVSRFGVADIAVAMVRAPSSSVAIRFAAAFEDELSRAPEVQGVRSRVDLEAFFAALRAGALPRLLPVDAHGEVAQRLMPEGIDAAVKNLKRILATPGSVGTSAYLAGDPLGLGALLGDRLASARPDRALSPSSEYVLSPDGRRLLLLIRPAAPAYDLEAAERLAAALSAAEQRARARSGVGDQVTVAYTGAFAFALEDSALLRADMMIYSALALLGVLAVFYAGYRSLAFLPLVTWQIVLGTLVTFAIGLIVEGKLNAVSLAFAVIFYGLGIDAAIHFYTRFLEEWGGAGPVETPLARTIRGLFAPTTVAATTTAAAFVVIGLSSFAGIAQLGFLTALGMLLNLPASFVLLPAQIVVAHRRGLLSGVVRPPAPTVRLASLVAFLARHRVVFGALAVVLLLAALVRARDARLDTNLFHLRPSESRAAAVQQEIEREFGLVDPDGAVLIESPEVDPQAVEAVLRANERATEALERLREEGLVDTVLSAAALLPSRATQDERLRAWAALPRERAADELATRLAAAGFDVTRFSDALRALREVPAAIDPTTAPLPGLELLFERHVRRDEHGTAILLPFRPRDVDALEIVAEGLPREIDVDGASVTVTGRPLMERELHAAMRSEIVWFIAAVSFGSLVVIWLRFRDLPVTLAVLVVPAVVVLLLLALLGATGVAIDAVSLIVFPITVGLGVDNCVYLAERCRETRSLREAVASTGRPFAITAATTAVGFGVLALSRYPALANLGWVAAASMLTCYVATMLLLPVVLPLRRLGAVPDAARDDGIAEANA; encoded by the coding sequence ATGGCGGAAGCTGAGCGCGCCGCGCCGGGCGGCGCGGCACCTTCGGACGACCGCACGACGCGCTACGTGCGCGCCCTCTCGCGGCGCAGCGGAACGGTGCTGCTGCTGTCGATCGTGCTCGCGCTGCTCTCCGCCCTGTCGCTGCTTCGGCTTCGCCTCGACGTCGATCTGCTCTCGATGCTCCCGCAAGGGCGCGAGCGCTTCGCGGACTACCAGCGCTACGTGTCGCGCTTCGGCGTCGCGGACATCGCCGTCGCCATGGTGCGAGCGCCGAGCTCGTCCGTCGCGATCCGCTTCGCCGCGGCGTTCGAGGACGAGCTCTCGCGCGCGCCCGAGGTGCAGGGCGTGCGGAGCCGGGTCGACCTCGAAGCGTTCTTCGCAGCGCTGCGCGCGGGCGCGCTGCCGCGGCTGCTGCCGGTCGACGCGCATGGCGAGGTCGCGCAGCGGCTCATGCCGGAGGGCATCGACGCCGCCGTCAAGAACCTAAAACGCATCCTCGCGACCCCGGGCAGCGTCGGCACGAGCGCCTACCTGGCGGGTGACCCGCTCGGGCTCGGTGCGCTGCTCGGCGACCGGCTCGCGAGCGCGCGCCCCGATCGCGCGCTCAGCCCGAGCAGCGAGTACGTGCTGTCCCCGGACGGACGTCGCCTGCTGCTGCTCATCCGACCGGCCGCGCCCGCCTACGATCTCGAAGCGGCCGAGCGCCTGGCGGCGGCGCTCTCCGCAGCAGAGCAGCGGGCGCGCGCGCGCAGCGGCGTCGGCGACCAGGTGACGGTCGCATACACCGGTGCGTTCGCGTTCGCGCTCGAGGACTCGGCGCTGCTGCGCGCCGACATGATGATCTACTCGGCGCTCGCGCTCCTCGGCGTGCTGGCGGTGTTCTACGCGGGCTACCGGAGCCTCGCGTTCCTGCCGCTCGTCACCTGGCAGATCGTGCTCGGCACGCTGGTGACCTTCGCGATCGGCCTGATCGTCGAGGGCAAGCTCAACGCGGTGTCGCTCGCCTTCGCGGTGATCTTCTACGGCCTCGGCATCGACGCCGCGATCCACTTCTACACGCGCTTCCTCGAGGAGTGGGGCGGAGCAGGACCGGTCGAGACGCCGCTCGCGCGCACGATCCGCGGGCTGTTCGCGCCGACCACGGTCGCGGCGACGACCACCGCGGCCGCGTTCGTCGTCATCGGGCTCTCGAGCTTCGCGGGGATCGCGCAGCTCGGCTTCCTCACGGCGCTCGGCATGCTGCTCAACCTTCCGGCGAGCTTCGTGCTGCTGCCCGCGCAGATCGTCGTCGCGCACCGGCGGGGCTTGCTGAGCGGCGTCGTGCGCCCGCCGGCGCCGACCGTGCGCCTCGCGTCGCTGGTCGCGTTCCTCGCGCGCCACCGGGTCGTCTTCGGCGCGCTCGCGGTCGTGCTGCTGCTCGCCGCGCTCGTGCGGGCGCGCGACGCGCGGCTCGACACGAACCTCTTCCACCTGCGTCCGAGCGAGTCGCGCGCGGCCGCGGTGCAGCAGGAGATCGAGCGCGAGTTCGGGCTCGTCGATCCGGACGGCGCGGTGCTGATCGAGTCGCCGGAAGTCGATCCGCAGGCGGTCGAGGCCGTGCTGCGCGCGAACGAGCGTGCGACCGAAGCGCTCGAGCGTCTTCGCGAGGAAGGGCTCGTCGACACGGTGCTGAGCGCCGCGGCGCTGCTGCCGTCGCGCGCGACGCAGGACGAGCGGCTGCGCGCGTGGGCGGCGCTGCCGCGCGAGCGCGCGGCCGACGAGCTCGCGACGCGGCTTGCCGCAGCGGGCTTCGACGTCACGCGGTTTTCGGACGCGCTGCGCGCGCTGCGCGAGGTGCCGGCCGCGATCGATCCGACCACGGCTCCGCTCCCCGGCCTCGAGCTGCTCTTCGAGCGTCACGTGCGTCGCGACGAGCACGGTACGGCGATCCTGCTGCCGTTCCGCCCGCGCGACGTGGACGCGCTGGAGATCGTCGCCGAGGGCTTGCCGCGCGAGATCGACGTCGACGGCGCGAGCGTCACCGTGACCGGGCGGCCGCTCATGGAGCGCGAGCTGCACGCCGCGATGCGCAGCGAGATCGTCTGGTTCATCGCCGCGGTCTCGTTCGGCAGCCTGGTGGTGATCTGGCTCCGCTTCCGCGATCTGCCGGTGACGCTCGCCGTGCTCGTCGTGCCCGCGGTGGTGGTGCTGCTGCTGCTCGCGCTGCTCGGCGCAACCGGTGTCGCGATCGACGCCGTGAGCCTGATCGTCTTCCCGATCACCGTCGGGCTCGGGGTCGACAACTGCGTCTACCTCGCCGAGCGCTGCCGCGAGACGCGCTCGCTGCGCGAGGCCGTCGCCAGCACCGGACGTCCGTTCGCGATCACCGCCGCGACCACCGCGGTCGGCTTCGGCGTGCTCGCGCTGTCGCGCTACCCGGCGCTCGCGAACCTCGGCTGGGTCGCCGCCGCGAGCATGCTGACCTGCTACGTCGCGACCATGCTGCTGCTGCCCGTCGTCCTGCCGCTGCGTCGGCTCGGCGCCGTTCCCGACGCCGCGCGTGACGACGGGATCGCGGAGGCCAACGCGTGA
- a CDS encoding lysylphosphatidylglycerol synthase transmembrane domain-containing protein, with product MSATSVPAPPVERRGYVQWLLAALGLAVLAMLVHRVGVVAVLDTLASVEPRWLAFYALLVTTLYLGFALRWRALLRAFGSDLPLARLYGIRLAGLSVGSLTPAAKLGGEPLRAYMLARDGVAPGVAMASVIVDRGVELIANAVFGVAYCALFALRDVTTASRILVPVAASVVALAFGVTTIRRRLRRGDSMVPERFHAVFARLGAGPETVRATDEALRHLLFARGRLVLGCLGVALVLNAVILAEYATLFAAFGARPTLPELAGAMLGVGLAHALPVPAALGTLEGAQALVFDVTGGGTSLAIVAATVARLRDLVWTVPGALYLALRARTFRRGRS from the coding sequence GTGAGCGCGACCTCGGTGCCGGCGCCGCCCGTCGAGCGTCGCGGCTACGTGCAGTGGTTGCTCGCGGCGCTCGGGCTCGCGGTGCTGGCGATGCTCGTGCACCGCGTCGGCGTCGTCGCGGTGCTCGACACGCTCGCGAGCGTCGAGCCGCGGTGGCTCGCGTTCTACGCGCTGCTCGTCACGACGCTCTACCTCGGCTTCGCGCTGCGCTGGCGCGCGCTGCTGCGCGCCTTCGGCAGCGACCTGCCGCTCGCGCGGCTCTACGGAATCCGTCTCGCCGGGCTGTCGGTCGGCTCCTTGACGCCGGCCGCGAAGCTCGGCGGCGAGCCGCTGCGCGCGTACATGCTCGCGCGCGACGGCGTCGCGCCGGGCGTCGCGATGGCGAGCGTCATCGTCGACCGCGGCGTCGAGCTGATCGCCAACGCCGTGTTCGGAGTCGCGTACTGCGCGCTGTTCGCGCTGCGCGACGTGACGACCGCGTCGCGCATCCTCGTGCCGGTTGCGGCGAGCGTCGTCGCGCTCGCGTTCGGCGTGACGACCATCCGGCGGCGGCTGCGGCGCGGCGACTCGATGGTGCCCGAGCGCTTCCACGCGGTGTTCGCACGCCTCGGCGCCGGGCCCGAGACGGTGCGCGCGACGGACGAGGCGCTGCGCCACCTGCTGTTCGCGCGCGGACGCCTGGTGCTCGGCTGTCTCGGGGTCGCGCTCGTGCTGAACGCGGTGATCCTCGCCGAGTACGCGACGCTGTTCGCGGCGTTCGGCGCGCGGCCGACGCTGCCCGAGCTCGCCGGCGCGATGCTCGGCGTCGGGCTCGCCCACGCGCTGCCGGTGCCGGCCGCGCTCGGGACGCTCGAGGGCGCGCAGGCGCTGGTCTTCGACGTGACCGGAGGTGGCACGAGCCTCGCGATCGTCGCGGCGACGGTCGCGAGGCTCCGTGACCTGGTGTGGACGGTGCCCGGGGCGCTCTACCTGGCGCTACGCGCCCGGACGTTCAGACGCGGACGATCTTGA
- a CDS encoding M67 family metallopeptidase encodes MHRLAKSLFDEIKRHALETYPEECCGFILYDTENEVEVVRRIRNVATERHKADPKTFPRDGRDGYVMDEKELLQVHRDIDEQRYELRCIYHSHPNGKAYFSKEDEARAKFDGEPIYPEAIYIVVGVDETGVTGISGHQWNEERLEYEDVKIVRV; translated from the coding sequence ATGCATCGTCTCGCGAAGAGCTTGTTTGACGAGATCAAGCGCCACGCCCTCGAAACCTACCCGGAGGAATGCTGCGGCTTCATCCTGTACGACACGGAGAACGAGGTGGAGGTCGTCCGGCGGATCCGGAACGTCGCCACCGAGCGTCACAAGGCGGATCCGAAGACCTTCCCGCGTGACGGCCGCGACGGCTACGTGATGGACGAGAAGGAGCTGCTGCAGGTCCATCGCGACATCGACGAGCAGCGCTACGAGCTGCGCTGCATCTACCACTCCCACCCGAACGGCAAGGCGTACTTCTCGAAGGAGGACGAGGCGCGGGCCAAGTTCGATGGCGAGCCGATCTACCCGGAGGCGATCTACATCGTGGTCGGCGTCGACGAGACCGGTGTCACCGGCATCTCCGGGCACCAGTGGAACGAGGAGCGCTTGGAGTACGAGGACGTCAAGATCGTCCGCGTCTGA